The Nocardioides ochotonae genome segment GATGCCGTCGGTGCCGTGGACCCGGCGTACGTCGGAGAGCGGGACGCATCCGGGGAGCAGCCGGAGCCGGGGCCCGGCCGGTCCGCGCCAGGCCGCGGCGACCCGGTCGATCAGGTCCGCCACCCCGTCGGCGAGGTCGTCGGCGCCGCGGCGTCCGTCGATGCGTGGCACCGCCGCGAGCACGTGCAGCGGGCCGGCGAGGAGCCCCCGGCCCGGGCGCGGGGCCGGCACCAGGGCCTGGGCGCGGCGGTCGATCTCGGACTCGACCGGGTCGCCGAGCCGGAGCTCGATCCGGGTGCCGAGGACGTCGCGCATCGAGGTTCGGTAGTCGGCCCACCGGGCGGCGCTGGTGAGCAGGTGCACGCCGAAGGCCAGCCCCCGCGCGGCCAGCTGCTGGAGCACCGGCTCGAGGTCGTCGAGCTCGGCGCGCAGGGTGCTCCATCCGTCGACGACGACGAAGACGTCGCCGTACCCGTCGTCGGCGCGGCCCGCGGCGCGGAGGTCGCGATAGGTCTCGGCCGAGTCGATGCCGTGCTCGCGGAAGTACGCCTCGCGCCGGTCGAGCAGGCTGCGCACCTGCGCCACCGCCCGGCGTACGACGTCGGGCTCGGCGCGCGAGGCGACGCCCGCGACGTGCGGCAGACGCGCCCACGGCGCGAAGGTGCCGCCGCCGAAGTCGAGCACGAAGAACTGCGACTCCTGCGGGGTGGTGCGCAGCGCCAGGGCCGCGACGAGGGTGCGCAGCACGGTGCTCTTGCCGCTGCGCGGGGCGCCGACCACCGCGACGTGCCCGGCGGCCCCGGCCAGGTCGACGGTGAGCGGATCGGCACGCTGCTCGCGCGGGCGGTCCACCATCCCCACCGGGACCGCCAGGCCCGGCAGCGCGCGCCAGCGCGGCGCGACCAGCCCGAGCCGGGCGTCCTCGACGAGCGGGTCGAGCAGCCGGTCCAGGGTCTCCGGGGCGTCGAGCGGCGGCAACCAGACCCGGTGGGCGGCCGGGCCGTGGCCGGTCACCCGGGCCAGCGCCACCTCCAGCAGGGGGCGCGGGTCGTCGGAGGCCGTGGGACCGGGTGGCGGCGGAGGGACCGGCGGCGCGGGCACGCGGGTGATCGTGAACGGCCAGATCCCTGTCGACACCGGCGACCCCGACGGCACCGGGACGGCGTGGTGCCTGGCCCCGGCCCGCGCCGCTGCCGGCGGCACGGGCCCCGAGACGTACGCCGCGCGGAAGCGCACGAGGTGCGCGGGGTCGGGGCGCAGATAGCCGAGGCCGGGGACGGCAGGCAACTCGTGGGCGTCCGGGACGCCGAGCACGGCCCGCGACTCCTGGGCGCTGAAGGTGCGCAGCCCGACGCGGTAGGAGAGGTGGGACTCCAGTCCGCGCAGCCGTCCCTCCTCCAGCCGCTGCGAGGCCAGCAGCAGGTGGACGCCGAGGGAGCGACCGAGACGGCCGATCGCCACGAAGAGGTCGAGCAGCTCGGGCCGGGCCGCGAGCAGCTCGGAGAACTCGTCGACCACGACGAGCAGCGAGGGGAGCGGTGCGAGGGGCTCGCCGGCGGCGCGCGCCTGCTCGTAGTCGTGCTGCGAGGCGAGGTTGCCGGCCCGGCGCAGCACCTGCTGGCGGCGCAGCAGCTCTCCCGTGAGGGAGTCCTGCATCCGCTCGACGAGGGCCAGCTCCTCAGCGAGGTTGGTGATCACCGCGGACACGTGGGGCAGCGCGGCCAGCCCGGCGAAGGTCGCGCCTCCCTTGAAGTCGACCAGCACCAGGTTGAGGTCGCCCGGGGGGTGGGTCACCGCCAGCCCGAGCACCAGGGTCCGCAGCAGCTCGGACTTGCCGGAGCCGGTGGCTCCGATGACCAGGCCGTGCGGGCCCATGCCGCCGCGCGCCGATTCCTTGAGGTCGAGGTGGAGGGGGCGGCCGTCCTCGGCGGTGCCGATCGGCACCCGCAGCCGGTCGGGTGCGGGGCGCGGCCGCCAGCTGGTCCCGGGGTCGAGGACGCGGAGGTCGCCGGCGCCGAGCAGGTCCGCGAAGTCGGCAGGAGCCCTCCGGTCCCGGCCGGTGGGGCCCGCTGCGCCGACCGCGCCGAGAGGGAGCAGACGGCGGGCGACGGCCTCGGCCGTCGCGAGGTCGCACCGGTCGGGCTCCGCGGCGACCGCCTCGGTGCCGGTCAGCAGCCGCACCCGCCGGGGCGGGCCGTCCTGGCCGGCTGGGGGCGGGTCCGCCCCGGAGGGCAACCGGACCACCGTGACCCCGGACGCCGGCAGGTCCAGGGCTGCGGGGAGGTGTCCGGCGGCGTCGAGGACCAGCAGCAGGTGCGGGTCGATGGGCAGCAGTGCCCGCAGCTGCGACGGTGCGGTGCTCACCAGCCGGCGCGCTCCGATCGCGTCGCGCCCGTGGGGGCTGTGGGCGTGGGGCAGCCACTTGACCCAGTCCCAGTGCGCCAGCGAGGCCTCATCGGCCAGGACGGCCACCGCGAGCACGCCGGGGGAGTGGAAGGTCGCCGCGGAGCAGACCAGGGCGCGCACCGCGGCGCGGGCGCTGTCCACGGGGCCGACGACCTCGACCCGCTCGTGGGCGGCCAGGTTGAGGACCACCGGAAGGTCCGGCTGGGTGCGGTGGACCGCGAGCAGCCGCTGCGCGGCGGCGACGGCCACCGGGTCTGCCCTGGCCGAGCCGTCGGTCTCGGGCGCGACCAGCTCGAGGGCCGACGGCTGCGCCCCCACCCCGCAGCGCACCTGGAGGAACCAGGGGGTGCCGGCGGTGCGCTCCCAGACCCGGGACCGCTCGGCCGCGAGGGCGGGCAGCGCCGCCGGCTCGGGGTGGTGCCAGACGAGTGCCGCGCGCTGGCGCTCCCCGGCCTCGCGGGCCCGGCTCCGCACCGAGGCGAGGTGGTGCAGGTGGTCCGCGCGGGCGCCCCCGACCTGCTGGGCGCGCTGGGTGCGCTGGCGATCCACCTGCACCACGACGAACCCCACGGTCGCGACCAGGAACATGCCCGCCGCCACCAGGCGCAGCGCGCTGGCACCGCCGCCCAGGGTGGCCACCAGGACGACCGAGCCGAGGCCGCCCAGCATCGGCACCGCGTTCATCAGCACGCCGCCGGTGCCCTCGGCGGGCCGGAGCTCGGGTGGTGCCTTGAGCACGATCCGCCCGGTCGGCAGCGGCGGTGGGCGGTGGTCCGGCGCGGTCGCCACGGGTCCTCCTGGGTGCTGCTGCTCGGGGGGAAGGGAACGAGCCGTCCGGCGGGGGCCCGCGCAGGTGATGCTGTGCGACCCCGGCCCCGGCCCGCCCGGCCGCGCGCCCGTGCTGTGGAGGAGCGCGTCGTACGACCCGCTGAGGACGGTTCCCGGCCCGTCCCGGCGGCATCGGGCGGTCCTCGTCGACCCGATGTCCGGCCGTGGCTGTGGAAAGCGATCGGTGCCGGTTTCGGGCCCCGGGGCCAGCGGTAGGGGCGCGGTGTCCGGCCGCCTGGTGGCGGGTCCGGACCGCGACACCCGAGTCGCAGCACCACCTCCACCCCGACTGCGTGGCGGGCCACCGTCACCGGACAGGAGCACCGTGATGACCACCGGCACCTACGGCCAGGGCGCAGGGACGCTCTCTGCGGGGGCGGCGCTCGTCGCCGGCGCCCGCGCCGACTTCGACCGGCTCGCCGCCCAGCTCTCCGACCAGATCGGCGGCGCCCAGGCGCGCTGGCAGGGGCAGGGCGCCCAGGCGTTCTTCCGCCTGCACCACGCGTGGACGGCGAAGCAGTCCACGATCGTCGCCGCGCTCGAGGAGCTCGAGGGCTCCCTGACCCGCACCGAGCAGATCAACGTCACGACCGACGACCAGCAGTCGGCCACCTTCACCGCGGCCGCCTCCCGGCTCGGCTGAGCCACCCCCGACCACCCCCGACCACCACCGACCACAGGAGCCCACCATGACCTCAGCACCCGACGGCGGCATGCTCGTCGACCACGGCGGCCTCGACCAGGCCGCCGACGACCTGCGCCGCAAGGCACGCGAGATCGACCAGCGCCTCGACCGTCTCGAGAGCGAGCTCGCCCCGCTGCGCCGCGACTGGAGCGGGCGCGCCCAGGAGGCCTACCTCCAGGCCAAGGCGACCTGGGACGCCGCGATGGAGGAGATGCGCCAGCTGCTCGACGACACCGGCCGGGCGGTGTCGGCGTCCAACGCCGAGTACGCCGCCGCCGACGCCCGCGGCGCCGCGACCTTCGGCGCCTGAGCAGGCCGGTGGCCGATCCCGCGCACCTGCCCGGCGACCCCGGAGTCATCACCGGAGCCGCCGGGCAGGTGCGGGTGACCCTCGCCTCCGCCACCCGCCGGGTGGACCTGGTGCTGCCCGGCGCGGTGCCGGTCGCCGAGCTGCTCCCCGAGCTCGCCCGGGCGGTGGGGCTGCTCACCGCGCGGTCGGCGCACCTGGGCCACCGGCTGCGCACGGCCACCGGTCGGCCGCTGGCCGGTGATGCGGGCCTGCTCGCGCAGGGGGTCGTGGACGGCGCGCTGCTCACCCTGCTCGAGGGGGTCGCCGACCCGCTGCCGCGGCGCCACGACGACCTCGCCGAGGCGGTGCGCGACGTGGTGGAGCACGACCTGGCGCACCACCCCGGCCCGCTCGCCGGGTCCACCGCGCCGGTCGCCGCCGTACTCGCCCTGGTCCTCGGGGCGCTCGCGCTGCTGGTGCAGGAGGACCCGCTGGGTGCCGCGGCCGCGGCGGCGGGTGCCGCGGCGGGGCTGCTCGGGGGTGCGGCCCTGCTCTCCCGGCTGCGGCCCGACCCCGGTCCGGGTCTCGCGGCGCTCGGTGCCGCGGCCGCGTACGCCGTGGTCGCCGGCGTGCTGCTCGCGGGGCGGGCCGACCTCCCGCCCCTGCTCGGCGGGTCGGCGGGTGCCGCCGCGGCGGGGCTGACGGGCCTGCTCGCCCTGGGGGCCGGTCGGGCGTGGGCGATCCCCGTGGTGCTCGCCGGCCTGGGCGGGCTCGTCGCGGTCGTGGGCGACCGGCTGCTCGACGCCCCGCCGGCGCTCGTCGCGGCGGCCCTGCTGGTGGTGGTGATCCTCGGTGCCGCGCTGCTCCCTCGCCTGGCGCTCGGCCTGGTCCCGGGCGTCGACCGGGCGGGGGAGCGCGGCCACGACCAGCCCGTCGACCTGGTGCGGCTGAGCCACGACGTGCGCGCCGCGCACGAGGTCCTGCTCGCGCTGGTGGTCAGCGTCGGTCTCGGGGTCCTGGTGCTGGCGCCGTTCGCGGTCGCGCTGGGCACCGCCGGCACCACGCTCGCAGTCGCCGCCTGCCTGGTCGTGCTGCTGCGCGCGCGCCGCCACCGGGTCGCCGCGGAGGTGGTCGCCGCGACGGTCCTCGGCGTCGCCGCCCTGCTGAGCACCGCCGGAGCGGCCCTGGTGCTGCACCCCGGTTGGCGCCCGGGGACCGCTGCGGTGCTCCTCGCCTCCGGCGTCGGCGTGCTGGTCGCCGGCGCAGTGCCGGGGGCGGGATCGGTACGCCGGGGACGCCTGGGCGACCTCGCCGAGACCGCGGCGGTGCTGTCGCTCCTGCCCGTCCTCGCGGTGGCCGCCGGCCTCGCGGACCGGCTCGGGGTCTGACGTGGTCACCCGGCGCGACCTGGCCGAGGCGCAGTCCTTCGAGCGTCGCCGGGTCGTGACCGCCTTCGTGTCCGGCTTCGTGTCCGGTTCGCCCGGCGAGCACGAGGTGGAGCCGCCACGGACCGGCCGCCAGCTGCTGGGAGGCGTGGTGCTCGCCGTGCTCGTCGTGGCCGGCAGCGCCGCGGCGGCCCACATCGACCGGGTCCTCGATGAGCCGGACCGGTCCGCAGCCGCCTCGGCGCCCGATGTCGAAGTGGCCACATGCAAAGGAGCCCCCGACGCGAACGTCGAGGGCTCCTGCTGGCGGAGGATAGGGGATTCGAACCCCTGAGGGCTGTTAACCCAACCCGCTTTCCAAGCGAGCGCCATAGGCCACTAGGCGAATCCTCCGCGACGGAGCGTACCGGTCACGCCGACGGGGGGCGAAATCGACCCCGCCCGATCCCGCCCGCCCGCCACCGCAGGATCCGGAGCGGCGGGCCGTCTTGGTGCCGCCCGCGGGCGTCGCCTAGAGTTGCGGCCAACCCCCCGCGTGGCGGCATCTCGCCCAACTCCCCCAGGGCCGGAAGGCAGCAAGGGTAAGTGAGCTCTGTCGGGTACGCGGGGGGCCTTTTCATGTCCCGGGCGCCCCGGTGTTCTCCCGTGCCCGTGTCCGGAGCGACGTCGCCCGACCGGTGCGCTACCGGCTGTCGGACCCGGTGGTTAGGGTTCTGACGTGGAGTCACCCCTCGCGTTGTACCGCCGCTACCGGCCCGAGACCTTTGCCGAGGTCATCGGTCAAGATCACGTGACCGGCCCGCTGCGCGCCGCGCTCGCGAACAATCGGGTCAACCACGCCTATCTCTTCTCCGGCCCGCGCGGCTGCGGCAAGACCACCTCGGCCCGCATCCTGGCCCGCGCGCTCAACTGCGAGAAGGCGCCCGTGGCCGATCCGTGCGGGGAGTGCGAGAGCTGTCGCGACCTGTCCCGCGGCGGTGGCGGCTCGATCGACGTGATCGAGATCGACGCCGCGTCGCACGGTGGCGTCGACGACGCCCGCGACCTGCGGGAGAAGGCGTTCTTCGCCCCGGTGAAGAGCCGTTACAAGGTCTACATCATCGACGAGGCCCACATGGTCTCCCCGCAGGGCTTCAACGCCCTGCTCAAGCTCGTCGAGGAGCCGCCCCCGCACCTCCGCTTCATCTTCGCGACCACCGAGCCCGAGAAGGTCATCCCGACCATCCGCTCGCGCACGCACCACTACCCCTTCCGGCTGATCCCGCCGCGGCTGCTCTCCTCCTACCTCTCCGAGCTCGCCGCCAAGGAGGGCGTCGCGATCGAGCCTGTGGCGCTGCCCCTGATCGTCCGCGCCGGCGGCGGGTCGGCGCGCGACACGCTCTCGGTGCTCGACCAGCTGCTGGGTGGCAGCGGTCCCGAGGGCGTGACCCACGAGCTCGCGACCGGTCTGCTCGGCTACACCCCCGACACGCTGCTCGATGAGGTCGTCGACGCGTTCGCGGCCGGTGACGGCGCGGCGGTGTTCGGGGTCGTGGACAAGGTGATCGAGACCGGGCAGGACCCGCGCCGCTTCACCGAGGACCTGCTGCGTCGCCTGCGTGACCTGGTGATCGTGGCCGCCGTGCCCGAGGCGACCGTCTCCGGGCTGATCGACGTCTCCGAGGATCAGGGCGAGCGCCTGGTCGCCCAGGCCGCGCGCTTCGGCAGCACCGAGCTGTCCCGTGCCGCCGATCTGGTCGCCACCGGGCTGACCGAGATGCGCGGCGCGACCGCGCCGCGCCTGCTGCTGGAGCTGATCTGCGCCCGGGTGCTCCTGCCCGGCGCCGACCACTCCACCGAGGGCGTGATGGCCCGCCTCGACCGTCTCGAGAAGCGCCTCACGATCACCGGCACGCCCTCGGCCGCCGCCCGTCCCGCGTCCCCGCCCGCGCCGCCGGCGCAGGACCGTCCAGCCGACGTCCACGTCGCGGCCGAGCGGCACCCCGAGGCGGCCGCGCCGCCCGCTCCTGCTCCCGCCGCGGTTCCGCCCGCGTCCCAGCAGCCGGCTCCCCCGCAGCAGGCCGCGCAGCAGGCTCCACAGCCGCCCGCCGCGCAGTGGTCGACCCCCGCCGTGCCCGGCTCCGCGCCGGCCGCCCAGCCCGCCCCGCAGCCGCCGGCACCGCAGCAGGCTGCGCCCGCCCCACCGGAGGCCCAGCCCGCCGCCCAGCCCGCGCCCCCGCAGTCGGCCGCGTCCGGTGGCCTGTCCCTGGTCGAGGTGCGCCGGCTGTGGCCCGACATCGTCGAGGCCACCAAGCTGCGCCGGCGGGTGGCCTGGATGATCCTGACCCAGAACTGCCAGGTGGTCGGCCTCGAGGGCAACGTGCTCACCGTCGGGTTCTCCAACGTCGGCGCGCGCGACTCCTTCGTGGCCGGTGGCTGCGACGCCGTGCTGCGCCAGGCGGCGATCGACGTGGTCGGCGCCGACTGGCGCATCGAGACGATCATCGACGCCGGCACCCAGGTCGACGCCTCCCGGCCCGCGGCCCCCGCACCGGCGGCCCCGGCCCCGCCCGCGGACACCGCGCCGCAGCCCGCGCCGTCGGCTCAGCAGCAGCCGCAGCCGGCGGCGGACGCGCCGGCCGGGACCGACCAGGCGCCCGAGGACCGGGCGCCGCGTGCGCCCGACCACGACCCGATCCACCTGGCCCGCCAGGCGGTCCAGCCGACCCGGGCGGCCGGGATCCCCGAGCCTGCCGCGGCGGAGGACACCGTCGACCGTGACGCCGACGCCCGGCGCGACGACCTCGACGCCGACCTCGACGAGGTCGGCGGCGCGGAGTTGCTCCAGCGCGAGCTCGGGGCCAAGCTCATCGAGGAGATCCGCCACCAGTGACTCCCACGACCCAGCACCACAGGACAGACAGGACCAGGTGAGACTGCGATGACCCAGAACCCCTTCGACGCGCTCGGCGGCGGCGGTTTCGACATGAATGCGCTCCTCCAGCAGGCCCAGCAGATGCAGGAGCAGCTCCAGGAGGCCCAGCAGCGCCTGGCCGACTCCACCGTGGAGGGCACCGTGGCCGGGGGCGCCGTGACGGTGACCGTCAACGGCGTCGGCGAGCTGGTCGGGGTCGCGATCAAGGCCGGGCAGTTCGACGGTGACGACGCCGACGACCTCTCCGACCTCGGCGACATGGTGGTCGCCGCCTACCGTGACGCCAAGGCCCAGGCCGATGCCATCGCGAGCGAGGCGCTCGGCCCGCTGGCAGGCGGCCTCCCCGGGGGCGACGCTCCCGGCGGGCTGTCCGGTCAGCTCGGTTTCTAGGGTCTCGCCTTGTACGAAGGTGTCGTCCAGGACCTGATCGACGAGCTGGGCCGGCTGCCCGGCGTGGGTCCCAAGAGCGCGCAGCGCATCGCGTTCCACATCCTGCAGGCCGACCCGGTCGACGTGCGGCGGCTCGCCGACGTGCTCACCGAGGTCAAGGCCAAGGTGAAGTTCTGCTCGATCTGCTTCAACGTCTCCGAGGACGAGCAGTGCCGCATCTGCCGCGATCCGCGTCGCGACCCCTCGGTGCTGTGCGTGGTGGAGGAGTACAAGGACGTCGTCGCCATCGAGCGCACCCGCGAGTTCCGGGGCCGCTACCACGTCCTCGGCGGGGCGATCTCGCCGATCGACGGGATCGGTCCCGACCAGCTGCGCATCCGTGAGCTGATGACGCGCCTCGCCGACGGCGCGATCACGGAGACGATCCTGGCGACCGATCCCAACCTCGAGGGGGAGGCGACGGCGACCTACCTGACCCGGATGTTGCGGCCGCTGGGGTTGCGCGTGACGCGTCTGGCGAGTGGACTGCCCGTGGGGGGCGATCTCGAGTACGCCGACGAGGTGACTCTCGGCCGAGCATTCGCAGGAAGGCGGAACGCCGAATGACCCCCACCCCCAGCACCCGTTCCGAGGCGGTCCTCGACGCCGCGACGGAGGACTTCGCCCAGCAGATCGCCGACCAGGTGGAGAGCTTCCTGCTCGCCCTGCAGGCCATCGCCCGCGACGAGGCGGGCGCCCGCGCGATCTCGCTGCTGCTGCTCGAGGTCAGCCAGCTCCTCCTGGCCGGCGCCCGTCTGGGGGCGCAGGCGGACTTCACCCCCGAGGAGGAGTACCAGCCCGACGTCGGCCCCGATCCCGACCTCGACCTGATGCGAGAGCGGCTGGCACGGCTGCTGGAGTCGGTGGACACCTATGTCGTGAACTTCGACGCCTACGCCCCCGAGCTGGTCGAGGAGCTGCTCTCCGA includes the following:
- a CDS encoding EsaB/YukD family protein, whose product is MADPAHLPGDPGVITGAAGQVRVTLASATRRVDLVLPGAVPVAELLPELARAVGLLTARSAHLGHRLRTATGRPLAGDAGLLAQGVVDGALLTLLEGVADPLPRRHDDLAEAVRDVVEHDLAHHPGPLAGSTAPVAAVLALVLGALALLVQEDPLGAAAAAAGAAAGLLGGAALLSRLRPDPGPGLAALGAAAAYAVVAGVLLAGRADLPPLLGGSAGAAAAGLTGLLALGAGRAWAIPVVLAGLGGLVAVVGDRLLDAPPALVAAALLVVVILGAALLPRLALGLVPGVDRAGERGHDQPVDLVRLSHDVRAAHEVLLALVVSVGLGVLVLAPFAVALGTAGTTLAVAACLVVLLRARRHRVAAEVVAATVLGVAALLSTAGAALVLHPGWRPGTAAVLLASGVGVLVAGAVPGAGSVRRGRLGDLAETAAVLSLLPVLAVAAGLADRLGV
- a CDS encoding WXG100 family type VII secretion target, with product MTSAPDGGMLVDHGGLDQAADDLRRKAREIDQRLDRLESELAPLRRDWSGRAQEAYLQAKATWDAAMEEMRQLLDDTGRAVSASNAEYAAADARGAATFGA
- the recR gene encoding recombination mediator RecR — encoded protein: MYEGVVQDLIDELGRLPGVGPKSAQRIAFHILQADPVDVRRLADVLTEVKAKVKFCSICFNVSEDEQCRICRDPRRDPSVLCVVEEYKDVVAIERTREFRGRYHVLGGAISPIDGIGPDQLRIRELMTRLADGAITETILATDPNLEGEATATYLTRMLRPLGLRVTRLASGLPVGGDLEYADEVTLGRAFAGRRNAE
- a CDS encoding DUF5063 domain-containing protein, which translates into the protein MTPTPSTRSEAVLDAATEDFAQQIADQVESFLLALQAIARDEAGARAISLLLLEVSQLLLAGARLGAQADFTPEEEYQPDVGPDPDLDLMRERLARLLESVDTYVVNFDAYAPELVEELLSDDLAAIAAEVAIGLRHYRAGNVSEALWWWQFSYVSSWGNTASGVLRALQSIVTHDRLDAEQIDEDDQLAAADEMLGGTEDTAR
- the eccCa gene encoding type VII secretion protein EccCa, giving the protein MATAPDHRPPPLPTGRIVLKAPPELRPAEGTGGVLMNAVPMLGGLGSVVLVATLGGGASALRLVAAGMFLVATVGFVVVQVDRQRTQRAQQVGGARADHLHHLASVRSRAREAGERQRAALVWHHPEPAALPALAAERSRVWERTAGTPWFLQVRCGVGAQPSALELVAPETDGSARADPVAVAAAQRLLAVHRTQPDLPVVLNLAAHERVEVVGPVDSARAAVRALVCSAATFHSPGVLAVAVLADEASLAHWDWVKWLPHAHSPHGRDAIGARRLVSTAPSQLRALLPIDPHLLLVLDAAGHLPAALDLPASGVTVVRLPSGADPPPAGQDGPPRRVRLLTGTEAVAAEPDRCDLATAEAVARRLLPLGAVGAAGPTGRDRRAPADFADLLGAGDLRVLDPGTSWRPRPAPDRLRVPIGTAEDGRPLHLDLKESARGGMGPHGLVIGATGSGKSELLRTLVLGLAVTHPPGDLNLVLVDFKGGATFAGLAALPHVSAVITNLAEELALVERMQDSLTGELLRRQQVLRRAGNLASQHDYEQARAAGEPLAPLPSLLVVVDEFSELLAARPELLDLFVAIGRLGRSLGVHLLLASQRLEEGRLRGLESHLSYRVGLRTFSAQESRAVLGVPDAHELPAVPGLGYLRPDPAHLVRFRAAYVSGPVPPAAARAGARHHAVPVPSGSPVSTGIWPFTITRVPAPPVPPPPPGPTASDDPRPLLEVALARVTGHGPAAHRVWLPPLDAPETLDRLLDPLVEDARLGLVAPRWRALPGLAVPVGMVDRPREQRADPLTVDLAGAAGHVAVVGAPRSGKSTVLRTLVAALALRTTPQESQFFVLDFGGGTFAPWARLPHVAGVASRAEPDVVRRAVAQVRSLLDRREAYFREHGIDSAETYRDLRAAGRADDGYGDVFVVVDGWSTLRAELDDLEPVLQQLAARGLAFGVHLLTSAARWADYRTSMRDVLGTRIELRLGDPVESEIDRRAQALVPAPRPGRGLLAGPLHVLAAVPRIDGRRGADDLADGVADLIDRVAAAWRGPAGPRLRLLPGCVPLSDVRRVHGTDGIPGDIPGDTPDCGGGPLLLGLRESDLAPVALDVDAEPHLLVLGDSGSGKSSLLRAYVQEVVRTRSPQQAQIVLVDPRRSLLGEVPDAYLLNHLSTAAQAHAALTDLATHLETRLPGPGVSTAQLRSRTWWTGAEVFVAADDHDLLTSPQGSPLRVLLPLLAQARDTGLHLVVARRAGGAARALHEPVLQTLRDLGTPGLLLSGSPEEGPLLAGLRPVAAPPGRGRLVTRDRGIEVVQVAWQEPAP
- a CDS encoding DNA polymerase III subunit gamma and tau, translating into MESPLALYRRYRPETFAEVIGQDHVTGPLRAALANNRVNHAYLFSGPRGCGKTTSARILARALNCEKAPVADPCGECESCRDLSRGGGGSIDVIEIDAASHGGVDDARDLREKAFFAPVKSRYKVYIIDEAHMVSPQGFNALLKLVEEPPPHLRFIFATTEPEKVIPTIRSRTHHYPFRLIPPRLLSSYLSELAAKEGVAIEPVALPLIVRAGGGSARDTLSVLDQLLGGSGPEGVTHELATGLLGYTPDTLLDEVVDAFAAGDGAAVFGVVDKVIETGQDPRRFTEDLLRRLRDLVIVAAVPEATVSGLIDVSEDQGERLVAQAARFGSTELSRAADLVATGLTEMRGATAPRLLLELICARVLLPGADHSTEGVMARLDRLEKRLTITGTPSAAARPASPPAPPAQDRPADVHVAAERHPEAAAPPAPAPAAVPPASQQPAPPQQAAQQAPQPPAAQWSTPAVPGSAPAAQPAPQPPAPQQAAPAPPEAQPAAQPAPPQSAASGGLSLVEVRRLWPDIVEATKLRRRVAWMILTQNCQVVGLEGNVLTVGFSNVGARDSFVAGGCDAVLRQAAIDVVGADWRIETIIDAGTQVDASRPAAPAPAAPAPPADTAPQPAPSAQQQPQPAADAPAGTDQAPEDRAPRAPDHDPIHLARQAVQPTRAAGIPEPAAAEDTVDRDADARRDDLDADLDEVGGAELLQRELGAKLIEEIRHQ
- a CDS encoding YbaB/EbfC family nucleoid-associated protein, with translation MTQNPFDALGGGGFDMNALLQQAQQMQEQLQEAQQRLADSTVEGTVAGGAVTVTVNGVGELVGVAIKAGQFDGDDADDLSDLGDMVVAAYRDAKAQADAIASEALGPLAGGLPGGDAPGGLSGQLGF
- a CDS encoding WXG100 family type VII secretion target; its protein translation is MTTGTYGQGAGTLSAGAALVAGARADFDRLAAQLSDQIGGAQARWQGQGAQAFFRLHHAWTAKQSTIVAALEELEGSLTRTEQINVTTDDQQSATFTAAASRLG